GTGTTGCTGTTTTTCTTCGATTTTACTTTCACTACTACATATTTCAGTTTACAGGTGTTTGggtttgtgtttgttttatatttttcttatatgactatttgtttttattattttaagaataccTTTGTGCAGCGTCAATGTAGATATATGCACATTTGGGTGCATGGTTTTTgagtatgtttatatgtatgtatgtatgtacgttgaTATAATTAGTTTTagaagttttaagtttatacaTGGGCGGTACCTCAACCTTTGGCGTGAAGCGTCATTGGACGCATCAAAAGTTTATCAATTTGCTGCAGTGTATTTGCATGTCTTTGagcgatttttattattttttataatatatatagtatatctgcATATGTATAAGTTCATATATGTAAGTGGCTGCttatgccacacacacatatatacgcatgtacatttttctctttatatgtgtttgtgtgccagcacaatttcatttatgttgttgttggcgcaatTTCAACAGCATTACTAGTCGATGATGTCTTAGCCACGGCAGTGGCATTGCAACCCACATCAGCGATGGTGTCTAGAGATATGGAACTGCTTGTGCGTTTCGCATCGCTAATTGTAGCGGCAACTTGAACGTTTTCACTGCCTGCATTCTCATTGATGTGCGCCGCTGCAATTGTGCTGGAGTCATCATCATCAGTTTTGTTTCTGAAAACAGCGAATGCAAATAGTTTATGTTAGACACCTTTGAAAACCAGCCGAGGACAAAGCAGTAGTTCCAATTATCTTtctcaaattaattttagttctaGCGACAGACAAAAAATACATAGTAAAGTACTAATTATAACCATAGCAATTTTTAAATGCAGCGGTAGGCCACATTTTTTCTTTAgctttttttggaatttcttcattttatatTCAATGGCTGCACGATATCCCTGAGCTCCTAAAGCTTAATTTATGAAGTAATTAAGAgcttaatatttgcatttatgtacatacatacatatgtatgttattaaaatcttaaaatatataaaacacaattagaaaccaaaaataaaacataaaaagaaatttaaaaaattaaagtaaataataaaatttaacagaaatagttatatataaaagaaacaataataaacaagaaataaaaaaaataaaaaaaagttgatataaaataattaaaaagttaaaaacaaaaactgaaaagtattaatttaaattgaaagcaaaaaaaattaattaaaaagatataaaaaaaaatgttttaactaATACTAAactataaaaagaaaaaatcaataaatagaatataaatacatacatatgtatattaaaaaattaattaatgaaaaaaagtattaaatatatataaaaattaaaaaaaaaattaaaaaggaagactaaaaaaatcaaaaattaaattaaatataaaaataatttcaaaagtaataatactaaaaaaattacattaaaaacaaatttaataaaaaattaaaaaagaaattaaaaaattttgaaaaaacattaaatattaatatccctaaaatatatttatacaaaagcaattataacagagtaaaaaataatataaaaaatgtaaataaagtaataaaaaattaagtatgtatgccacaaattaaaaaaaaaattaaagcaaaaacaaatattaaacaaaaataaaatttagagaGAAAACCAAATATTagctattataaaaaatattttttcaaagaaaaataaatataataaactcaAAGTAAAACCacgtaaatgaaattaaacaaagaaaaataatagaGAATAGCTAGCTTTAACTTTCCAACATATAATCCTAAAAACCAAATGGCATCACTATATATACAACAGCCCAAattattaacacaaaaaaagaagaataaaaatttaagaaaaagttcTTATCTAGcgttaattatttataattaaaatttaatatgaactttagctttaaatattagaatatacaattatttctttttcagtAACGAGGATTTCCCTTTCCCTCTATGTtgatgttatttaaaatttcaaaaattgccGCCAAACAGATTTCTAAAGcgttttaaacataaaaatacacacttaaaacttttttgaattcCCATAGCATACAATTTTTGCCATATAGTTAAACTAAAATAGTTATTTGGAACTACGCTTTACCTCTGCGATAGATAAGCGCCTAAATACACTCAATGATCTAATCTTGTAAGGCAACGAGTGCATGTGTTAttgaatatacttgtatagttGGAGTTGGCACAGGCATTGTTGCGTTCAATGATAGAGCATTCGAAGAAAGTGAAATAAGGAGACGAAAGAAGCGCTTACAATTTATGTGTGTTatcatttgcgtgaacttcttgGCTGCTCGGGCCGTTGGTGAAACGGAGCTCATTGGACTTCTGATCGCTGTCATCACTTTCATCATCGTGCGCATCCACTGCACTGCCGCCCAGCGGTTTTGTCCACATACCCTCATCATCCTCATAGTCATCCTCAGAATCCTGCATCACCGACTGTAGTGTACGCACCAACGAAGTGGCCAAAGCCTTCTCATTCGACACATCCAAATCATCTGCGACGTCGGTGCCATCCGCAAATTCACCAATCTCTTGCGTTACCAGCGTTATACTCTTCTCAACATTTGCATTATTATCATAACCAGTTTCGGCCTTGCTACTGGTGACAACTGGCGCGATGGTACGGCTGATGTCACTCAAAATTGCACCGTTATCGGTGGTGTTTCGTTGCGCTTGGTTGCCAACAGTAGCAGCGCTACTGCCATCACCGTTATTGCTGTTCTCTTTACCCGCAGTAGTTTCAGGCGTTGTAGATGCCGCACTCACTAAACTCTCGCCCAAATCGTTGGCGAACGAACTGAAATGCGAATCGAAATCAGCAAAATTATCCGAATTGAAATCAGCTGTCCACGGTGTTGCATTGCTATTCGCAGTTAGATCGCTGAACGGATCCATATCATCCCATGGATTGTTGGTTACGCCGAACGCTTGTAGAGCTGATGTGGAAACAGCATTTTTGCCGAAGAGAGAGGAGCCGGTTCCGCCACCGCCACTGCCAGCACCGCCAGCGTTGTTTTCATCGTCCTCGTCATCGTCGTCGTCAATATTGCGACCGAACTGAAACAAATTAAGGTCGTTTTCGGCGTTATCATCGTTTTCGAGCAGATTATTGCGATAGATGTCATGTTCAAGCGCAAAAACTATGTCCTGTCGATTTGGTGATGGTGGTTGGCATACATTTTCGCATTGCGTTCAGGACACAACAAATAGACAAAGATAGCAGATAGTGAAATGATAGTGAGATGTATACAAAggactacatacatacataaatagaaCTACAGTGATTGCGAATGGTATGAAATACTTTTTCTCCTACTCGTCACCCTTGCGTGCGAGTTTTGAGAATAAGTAGCTTTTTAAATGGTAACAAGCAGACTTTTTCGTAAGTATTTAAATGTGTTTATTATCTATTTGCAAAGCGTGTGGTAAAAAGTGTTTAGGGTGATAttacaaaatgaaatgaaaatgaaacgaAATGTTAATAAGTGTTATCTGTGCCTGTGCATAATTACAAaactaaattcattaaaaatattacaaatttacaaaaattgaatGCATTGCATACATGGCATGTGGCAAATAGTAATACCCACACATGTGATTTGTGTTACGTTACTCTCCaagataatttaaatttatttgtgaatTAGGCAGCActgttcagaaatgcatataaaGCACTAGTTTGCGACATACATAACTATGCAATGcagttacaaaattatttttatacaagtttaattacttattttgtttttttttttcagttacattaaaaaattatcttttgtGGTGTTTGTCTACATGACATTTGCATCAATTAGATAAAACTTACGTTTGAACCGGAATCATTGAAGCCAAGATTGCTgctaaaaattgaattttacaaattattaaattggtAGTGATAATATAGGATATTATTCGCAGCTAACTTACATCATATTCGATGACATAATGTAATCCCAAGTGCTGTTATCAAAATCTTTTGATAAATGTGGACTGTAGTCGCCCGCCTCATGGGCATTACAATTCgctaacattttattttgtgtggCTAAGGCCTTTGTTAGATCACCATCGGTTGGATTTATTATTGATTGCCACAATTTTAACTCAAACTCATCACTTAAATTACTCTCAATTAAGGCACCGATATGTTCAGATTCTGATATACTATTCGTAatatgtttgaatatttttattaaatgtccCATATAACCGAGACGACGACCTTTTTCGGCTGACCTATTtagtaaataaagcaaaattaataccAACTAGAAGTTTTGCGAAACAAAAGCAAGAAATTTACTTACTCCATCTCTGTGTTGTATTTCCAACAGTCAATTAATTTAGAAATCAGCTTACACTTTTCAATTACCTAAAatgcaaacatatttttcatttaatactttttcCGAAACTTCTTCAAAATGaatcaaaattaatgaaaattaatacgTACGTGTATTTGCAATGCGGACGGAACACTGTCGGTTTGCGCTTTGGTTTTGTTCTGCTCGTTAATCTCATCTTCCTTACGTTTCTCATCAACATCTGAAGTAGTTGGCGCTTCTGCGTTTTCTGTCACCTTTTCTACAGTACCTTCATCTGTTTCCATGGCGTTAGCATTTGTAGCGGTTTCATTACTTTCGGATTTTTCTTCCGTTGCTATTTCGCCTTTGCCTTCGCCAATTTGTTCATCCGTTTTCATTTCGACGTCTTCCTTTTCGACGGatgatttttcttctttttcaacatttttgtttgcCTCATtaacttcgaaattttcatcTTTGCTATTATCAGACttgaaaatgaaatcgaaaaacGATGTATTTTCCACATTGTTTCCCGTTTTATTGAAAGAGCCATCATTCACAATTGTACTGCCTTGCATTGAATTATTGTTATTTGatagttttgtataaaatactAATTGAAGACACTTTTCAACTTCgctatgcaaaaaattattccaaCAATATTGCTTGAAGAGGATTAATAAGGTTTCAAAGAAATCCGTTTCACAGACACTATGACAAACAAAATGTGAGTAGTATAAGTATGTCTTTAGTATAATAAGTTATTATGCTTACGCTTTTGAAATTGTTTCGTTTTTAGTCTGCAATAATACTGTAAAAATACGGCAGATTTGCAAACGAGTCATGCCAAACGGCTGTGATAACTTGGCTGCTGTAGTCACTAATTCTGgtttctaaaagaaaaaa
This genomic stretch from Bactrocera dorsalis isolate Fly_Bdor chromosome 5, ASM2337382v1, whole genome shotgun sequence harbors:
- the LOC105232729 gene encoding serine/threonine-protein phosphatase 6 regulatory subunit 3-B isoform X2, which encodes MFWDKSYTPSQNIEALLEKENATVEEFLDDDDILLECRSQKKSIVIYFTRTDVIRRLVELITTEPSEDLPLAQRYRHAHMACEILTLGLPSLDEKLLSDEHILETLYSYLENEPPLNPLLSSFFSKTFSMLFTKKAEQDWFLNQQMCLKLLEYIKSQNNFLDLICKHFSTPVIPDLIMQMMREVEGQMKRNLYEWLTEDKLVERLIELIGNPQETDKHANVAEFLCDLIQQGRSMRYTEQENDTFEPTFDGSNPILKCIESERNVEALLNVILEPNAQESAVVSGISVVLMLLKPVVFTDEPNSDRMKFIQNREKEIREQILFTVISVIAPRLKDFNELLRNPPNKPELVTTAAKLSQPFGMTRLQICRIFTVLLQTKNETISKAVCETDFFETLLILFKQYCWNNFLHSEVEKCLQLVFYTKLSNNNNSMQGSTIVNDGSFNKTGNNVENTSFFDFIFKSDNSKDENFEVNEANKNVEKEEKSSVEKEDVEMKTDEQIGEGKGEIATEEKSESNETATNANAMETDEGTVEKVTENAEAPTTSDVDEKRKEDEINEQNKTKAQTDSVPSALQIHVIEKCKLISKLIDCWKYNTEMESAEKGRRLGYMGHLIKIFKHITNSISESEHIGALIESNLSDEFELKLWQSIINPTDGDLTKALATQNKMLANCNAHEAGDYSPHLSKDFDNSTWDYIMSSNMINLGFNDSGSNDIVFALEHDIYRNNLLENDDNAENDLNLFQFGRNIDDDDDEDDENNAGGAGSGGGGTGSSLFGKNAVSTSALQAFGVTNNPWDDMDPFSDLTANSNATPWTADFNSDNFADFDSHFSSFANDLGESLVSAASTTPETTAGKENSNNGDGSSAATVGNQAQRNTTDNGAILSDISRTIAPVVTSSKAETGYDNNANVEKSITLVTQEIGEFADGTDVADDLDVSNEKALATSLVRTLQSVMQDSEDDYEDDEGMWTKPLGGSAVDAHDDESDDSDQKSNELRFTNGPSSQEVHANDNTHKLNKTDDDDSSTIAAAHINENAGSENVQVAATISDAKRTSSSISLDTIADVGCNATAVAKTSSTSNAVEIAPTTT
- the LOC105232729 gene encoding serine/threonine-protein phosphatase 6 regulatory subunit 3 isoform X3, encoding MFWDKSYTPSQNIEALLEKENATVEEFLDDDDILLECRSQKKSIVIYFTRTDVIRRLVELITTEPSEDLPLAQRYRHAHMACEILTLGLPSLDEKLLSDEHILETLYSYLENEPPLNPLLSSFFSKTFSMLFTKKAEQDWFLNQQMCLKLLEYIKSQNNFLDLICKHFSTPVIPDLIMQMMREVEGQMKRNLYEWLTEDKLVERLIELIGNPQETDKHANVAEFLCDLIQQGRSMRYTEQENDTFEPTFDGSNPILKCIESERNVEALLNVILEPNAQESAVVSGISVVLMLLKPVVFTDEPNSDRMKFIQNREKEIREQILFTVISVIAPRLKDFNELLRNPPNKPELVTTAAKLSQPFGMTRLQICRIFTVLLQTKNETISKAVCETDFFETLLILFKQYCWNNFLHSEVEKCLQLVFYTKLSNNNNSMQGSTIVNDGSFNKTGNNVENTSFFDFIFKSDNSKDENFEVNEANKNVEKEEKSSVEKEDVEMKTDEQIGEGKGEIATEEKSESNETATNANAMETDEGTVEKVTENAEAPTTSDVDEKRKEDEINEQNKTKAQTDSVPSALQIHVIEKCKLISKLIDCWKYNTEMESAEKGRRLGYMGHLIKIFKHITNSISESEHIGALIESNLSDEFELKLWQSIINPTDGDLTKALATQNKMLANCNAHEAGDYSPHLSKDFDNSTWDYIMSSNMISNLGFNDSGSNFGRNIDDDDDEDDENNAGGAGSGGGGTGSSLFGKNAVSTSALQAFGVTNNPWDDMDPFSDLTANSNATPWTADFNSDNFADFDSHFSSFANDLGESLVSAASTTPETTAGKENSNNGDGSSAATVGNQAQRNTTDNGAILSDISRTIAPVVTSSKAETGYDNNANVEKSITLVTQEIGEFADGTDVADDLDVSNEKALATSLVRTLQSVMQDSEDDYEDDEGMWTKPLGGSAVDAHDDESDDSDQKSNELRFTNGPSSQEVHANDNTHKLNKTDDDDSSTIAAAHINENAGSENVQVAATISDAKRTSSSISLDTIADVGCNATAVAKTSSTSNAVEIAPTTT
- the LOC105232729 gene encoding serine/threonine-protein phosphatase 6 regulatory subunit 3 isoform X4 produces the protein MFWDKSYTPSQNIEALLEKENATVEEFLDDDDILLECRSQKKSIVIYFTRTDVIRRLVELITTEPSEDLPLAQRYRHAHMACEILTLGLPSLDEKLLSDEHILETLYSYLENEPPLNPLLSSFFSKTFSMLFTKKAEQDWFLNQQMCLKLLEYIKSQNNFLDLICKHFSTPVIPDLIMQMMREVEGQMKRNLYEWLTEDKLVERLIELIGNPQETDKHANVAEFLCDLIQQGRSMRYTEQENDTFEPTFDGSNPILKCIESERNVEALLNVILEPNAQESAVVSGISVVLMLLKPVVFTDEPNSDRMKFIQNREKEIREQILFTVISVIAPRLKDFNELLRNPPNKPELVTTAAKLSQPFGMTRLQICRIFTVLLQTKNETISKAVCETDFFETLLILFKQYCWNNFLHSEVEKCLQLVFYTKLSNNNNSMQGSTIVNDGSFNKTGNNVENTSFFDFIFKSDNSKDENFEVNEANKNVEKEEKSSVEKEDVEMKTDEQIGEGKGEIATEEKSESNETATNANAMETDEGTVEKVTENAEAPTTSDVDEKRKEDEINEQNKTKAQTDSVPSALQIHVIEKCKLISKLIDCWKYNTEMESAEKGRRLGYMGHLIKIFKHITNSISESEHIGALIESNLSDEFELKLWQSIINPTDGDLTKALATQNKMLANCNAHEAGDYSPHLSKDFDNSTWDYIMSSNMINLGFNDSGSNFGRNIDDDDDEDDENNAGGAGSGGGGTGSSLFGKNAVSTSALQAFGVTNNPWDDMDPFSDLTANSNATPWTADFNSDNFADFDSHFSSFANDLGESLVSAASTTPETTAGKENSNNGDGSSAATVGNQAQRNTTDNGAILSDISRTIAPVVTSSKAETGYDNNANVEKSITLVTQEIGEFADGTDVADDLDVSNEKALATSLVRTLQSVMQDSEDDYEDDEGMWTKPLGGSAVDAHDDESDDSDQKSNELRFTNGPSSQEVHANDNTHKLNKTDDDDSSTIAAAHINENAGSENVQVAATISDAKRTSSSISLDTIADVGCNATAVAKTSSTSNAVEIAPTTT
- the LOC105232729 gene encoding serine/threonine-protein phosphatase 6 regulatory subunit 3-A isoform X1, translated to MFWDKSYTPSQNIEALLEKENATVEEFLDDDDILLECRSQKKSIVIYFTRTDVIRRLVELITTEPSEDLPLAQRYRHAHMACEILTLGLPSLDEKLLSDEHILETLYSYLENEPPLNPLLSSFFSKTFSMLFTKKAEQDWFLNQQMCLKLLEYIKSQNNFLDLICKHFSTPVIPDLIMQMMREVEGQMKRNLYEWLTEDKLVERLIELIGNPQETDKHANVAEFLCDLIQQGRSMRYTEQENDTFEPTFDGSNPILKCIESERNVEALLNVILEPNAQESAVVSGISVVLMLLKPVVFTDEPNSDRMKFIQNREKEIREQILFTVISVIAPRLKDFNELLRNPPNKPELVTTAAKLSQPFGMTRLQICRIFTVLLQTKNETISKAVCETDFFETLLILFKQYCWNNFLHSEVEKCLQLVFYTKLSNNNNSMQGSTIVNDGSFNKTGNNVENTSFFDFIFKSDNSKDENFEVNEANKNVEKEEKSSVEKEDVEMKTDEQIGEGKGEIATEEKSESNETATNANAMETDEGTVEKVTENAEAPTTSDVDEKRKEDEINEQNKTKAQTDSVPSALQIHVIEKCKLISKLIDCWKYNTEMESAEKGRRLGYMGHLIKIFKHITNSISESEHIGALIESNLSDEFELKLWQSIINPTDGDLTKALATQNKMLANCNAHEAGDYSPHLSKDFDNSTWDYIMSSNMISNLGFNDSGSNDIVFALEHDIYRNNLLENDDNAENDLNLFQFGRNIDDDDDEDDENNAGGAGSGGGGTGSSLFGKNAVSTSALQAFGVTNNPWDDMDPFSDLTANSNATPWTADFNSDNFADFDSHFSSFANDLGESLVSAASTTPETTAGKENSNNGDGSSAATVGNQAQRNTTDNGAILSDISRTIAPVVTSSKAETGYDNNANVEKSITLVTQEIGEFADGTDVADDLDVSNEKALATSLVRTLQSVMQDSEDDYEDDEGMWTKPLGGSAVDAHDDESDDSDQKSNELRFTNGPSSQEVHANDNTHKLNKTDDDDSSTIAAAHINENAGSENVQVAATISDAKRTSSSISLDTIADVGCNATAVAKTSSTSNAVEIAPTTT